In Drosophila innubila isolate TH190305 chromosome 2R unlocalized genomic scaffold, UK_Dinn_1.0 1_C_2R, whole genome shotgun sequence, the following are encoded in one genomic region:
- the LOC117783136 gene encoding uncharacterized protein LOC117783136, with amino-acid sequence MGSMGLSAKCNRCAMLPILLLALLLTANAERDFNVNDSQVPVIEPKDAPAYMQDPYVTELMRCQHTQSEIVLSLLLKKHDWSDLSVAKRTHVQAKLSKFFAIPREFISLDSVSKRELASMHKLAMRKGGKGQKHVEALNRRLGRASFMIGCGPNYFSMGEPIAKQITHQIKDGTIGALTEENFGLWFIWRKELKTRSQRKRRQSEGSGTEEDDYDYGEDDEEQALDAVTEVPTTHAHRHHHGVAGESVDALESAGNGSSVPILSSNELATPTLTPTTTTSASVTVTVTTTRQPQMELSSTTTDVSTDYVEPRQENSSPMIKMRLQKLAVTSGKAFSFMVPLETFFDAEDQTNLRLEITDKDGHELKSTSWLQFNPDKRELYGLPLDDAVSRWQYRLTATDSGNATVTETVEISVQQHRAVRTINHEISIAVRINEKLGHNIDWQLKLIRAVAHTLEDGSSSALVVREIRQTLQEPQSATFVYFNETLPTSECPEVELKDVVRRLNAERLSDLVQPLLSIKSITGQLIGACQKTELTKIKPTTQMAKNLPPMPRNQVDRVNASVGQLLVFKVPSDTFYDPNDNELTLSLKTKDHQDISPRNWMQFDSKNQEFYGIPKSGNTGTEEYLLIAEDSGGLSATDALVVVVSQMPKREYALLFKAFLAIRHDNFNAEMQRKFAERIAQLNGDSNTNQIIMRSITTLHDVDGTSVSFYNASLYKMHNRCPHEAMNALRSVYFNKDLSTRSSVKKALGPELNLTNFMVSIQGQCQYSEISDINQHDNMPPRLKEPSQKPTFSENYLATFILPAVIIVVMILLASIIACCLHRRRHKSGKMELGDEEERKSFRTKGIPVIFQDEFEEKPEIGNKSPVILKDEKPPLLPPSYNTSNMNGDNDVDEYVPPPAVVLGGREVRGKSPATPSYRKPPPYVSP; translated from the exons ATGGGGTCGATGGGCTTATCAGCAAAGTGCAATCGTTGCGCCATGTTGCCAATTTTATTGCTCGCTTTGCTGTTAACGGCAAACGCGGAGCGGGATTTCAATGTGAATGACTCTCAG GTGCCCGTCATCGAGCCCAAAGATGCGCCCGCCTATATGCAGGATCCGTATGTGACGGAGCTAATGCGTTGCCAGCACACACAGTCTGAGATCGTGCTCTCGCTGCTGCTCAAAAAGCATGACTGGAGCGATCTCAGCGTTGCCAAGCGCACGCATGTTCAGGCCAAGCTCTCCAAGTTCTTCGCCATACCTAGG GAGTTCATTTCCCTGGATTCGGTGTCCAAGCGCGAGTTGGCCAGCATGCATAAACTGGCCATGCGCAAGGGCGGAAAGGGACAGAAGCATGTGGAGGCGTTGAATCGTCGCTTGGGACGTGCTAGTTTTATG ATCGGCTGTGGTCCCAATTACTTTAGCATGGGGGAACCAATAGCCAAGCAAATAACTCATCAAATCAAGGATGGCACCATTGGCGCTTTAACAGAGGAAAACTTTGGATTGTGGTTTATATGGCGCAAGGAATTGAAGACAAG ATCACAAAGAAAGCGTCGACAGTCCGAAGGAAGCGGAACGGAGGAAGATGATTACGACTATGGAGAAGATGACGAAGAACAGGCACT TGATGCAGTGACTGAGGTACCAACAACACATGcacatcgtcatcatcatggCGTG GCTGGCGAAAGCGTGGATGCTCTGGAATCAGCCGGCAATGGCAGCAGCGTCCCCATCCTGTCCAGCAATGAG ctggccacgcccactctcACTCCCACCACGACAACGTCAGCGTCAGTGACAGTGACAGTGACTACGACCAGGCAACCGCAGATGGAGTTGAGTAGCACCACAACGGATGTGTCAACGGATTATGTGGAGCCGAGACAGGAGAACAGCTCGCCCATGATTAAGATGCGTCTGCAAAAGCTGGCGGTGACTTCGGGCAAAGCGTTTAGTTTTATGGTGCCCTTGGAAACCTTCTTTGATGCCGAGGATCAAACGAATCTACGTCTGGAAATCACCGACAAGGATGGTCATGAGCTAAAATCCACATCCTGGCTTCAATTCAATCCAGACAAACGAGAACTCTATGGACT GCCACTCGATGATGCTGTCTCTCGTTGGCAATATCGGCTCACGGCCACGGACTCGGGCAATGCCACCGTCACGGAGACCGTGGAGATTAGTGTACAGCAGCATCGTGCGGTGCGCACAATAAATCATGAGATCAGCATTGCAGTCAGGATCAATGAGAAGCTCGGTCACAACATTGACTGGCAGCTTAAATTGATTAGAGCCGTCGCTCATACACTGGAGGATGGCAGTAGCTCGGCGTTGGTTGTACGCGAGATTCGTCAGACGCTGCAGGAGCCCCAAAGCGCCACCTTTGTCTACTTCAATGAGACGCTGCCTACCAGCGAGTGTCCTGAGGTGGAGCTCAAGGATGTGGTGCGACGTTTGAATGCTGAGCGTTTGAGTGATCTGGTGCAGCCGCTGTTGAGCATCAAGTCCATAACAGGCCAGTTGATTGGCGCCTGTCAAAAGACCGAGCTGACCAAGATAAAGCCAACAACTCAAATGGCCAAGAATTTGCCACCGATGCCTCGAAATCAGGTGGATCGTGTGAATGCCTCTGTGGGTCAACTGCTCGTCTTCAAGGTGCCCAGTGATACCTTTTACGATCCGAACGATAACGAGTTGACGCTCTCGCTAAAGACTAAGGACCACCAAGATATAAGCCCACGCAACTGGATGCAGTTCGATTCGAagaatcaagaattttatggCATTCCCAAGAGCGGCAACACTGGCACCGAAGAGTATTTATTGATCGCTGAGGACAGTGGCGGTCTCAGTGCCACCGATGCACTCGTTGTAGTTGTCAGCCAAATGCCCAAAAGGGAATACGCCTTGCTCTTCAAGGCCTTTTTGGCCATTCGCCACGACAACTTCAATGCGGAGATGCAGCGTAAGTTTGCGGAGCGCATTGCCCAGCTAAATGGTGATTCCAACACAAACCAGATCATCATGCGCTCCATCACGACGCTTCACGATGTGGATGGCACAAGTGTTTCCTTTTACAATGCGTCGCTCTACAAGATGCACAATCGTTGTCCCCACGAGGCAATGAACGCCCTGCGGTCCGTCTATTTCAACAAGGATCTGTCGACAAGGTCCAGCGTAAAGAAAGCACTCGGACCAGAGCTGAATCTGACCAACTTTATGGTGTCAATCCAAGGGCAATGTCAAT ATTCCGAGATCAGCGACATTAATCAGCATGATAATATGCCGCCACGTCTCAAGGAGCCGAGCCAGAAGCCGACCTTCTCTGAAAACTATCTGGCCACGTTTATACTGCCCGCCGTCATTATTGTGGTCATGATATTGTTGGCTTCGATAATAGCCTGCTGTTTACATCGACGCCGCCACAAGAGCGGCAAAATGGAGCTGG GTGATGAGGAGGAGCGTAAATCGTTCCGCACCAAGGGCATACCAGTTATCTTCCAAGATGAATTTGAGGAGAAGCCTGAAATTGGAAACAAGAGTCCAGTCATACTAAAGGATGAGAAGCCGCCGTTGTTGCCGCCCAGCTACAACACTTCCAACATGAATGGCGACAACGACGTGGATGAATATGTGCCACCTCCAGCTGTGGTCTTGGGTGGACGCGAGGTGCGAGGGAAATCACCTGCCACGCCGTCTTATCGCAAGCCACCGCCATATGTATCGCCATAA